CCAGGGCCGCGACCAGGATCGTGGCAAAGGTGACGAAGGCGACCTGTTCGGGCGGTGTGTGGGTGGCCTTGCCGATCATGATCGGCAAGAAGATGATCCCGTCGAAAATCAGGGAAACATGGGTCAAACCCAAAAGCAGCGACAGCCCCCAGCCCGGCTTGTCGTCCACGGCATGCAGGATGCGATCGGAATCAGCGCGCGGGGGCATGGGTGGCTATCTTTTTAAAAATATGGAGACCGCCTATTCCACCACAAAGTCGAAATAGGTGTCCGGGAACGGTTCGTCGGCCAAAGTGAAGTGCCACCATTCCTTGTCGTAGTACTTGAAGCCGTGTTTTTCCATGAGGGTCTTGAGCAGCAGCCGGTTCAGGCGTTGTTGGGCGTTCAGGTTGGGATTCTCCGGGTGGGAGAGTTCATGGAAGCAGTCAAACCCCGTGCCCATGTCGATACTGTTGTCCGGAAAGCGCTGGTCCGCGGGCAGGAAGCATTCCTGCTGCTCCGTCTTGCCCAGAATGAATTCGGGCTGGTCCGCGGGCGGCAGTTCCACGATGGTCAGGTCCACGGTGCTGCCCCGGCTGTGTCCTGATTTTTCGGCAATGTAGCCGTCCCGGAAGAGGTTTCTTTTGTCCACGGTCGGATAGAATTCCGTCCTGGTGGCCGTGTCGTCCACGTCCCTGGCCCAGCGGACAAAATGGTCCACCGCCCGCTGGGGCCGGAAGCAGTCGTAGATCTTGATCCCAAAGCCGAACGGCGCGAGGTCCGCCCGCACTCCGGCCAAGGCCTGGGCCGCCTCCCTGGTCAGATAGCACTTGGGAGCCTCGTAGCCGTCCACCCGAGCGCCGACAAAATTGTGCTCGGTGAAATACCGGATATCCATGATCGCATCCGGAATCACCTCCCTGATTTCCACAAAGGCGTCCGGTCGCTCCGAAGCCTGGACCCAACCCGACACAACGACGGCAAGCAGCAGCAAGATCATTTTTTTCATGACGTTCTCCGGTGATACGCTGTTATCTGAGTGTAGAAAAAGTCATTTTCCGGCAGTTCGTTCAAAAACCCCAAGTGCAAGGAGCAAAAAAAGTTCAAGGTCGAAGCGTATTTATTGATACGGGAGAGTTTGAATTTTTTGCGGCGACGCAGCAATTGGGGATTTTTCAACGGACTGTTATGACATTTTTGAATTACCATGAGGATCGCCCTTTCAGGGCTATCCTTGTTGGAACATCTCCGTCGGGAGCATTACGCATTTTTGATCAGCCTCACCCTTTTAGGCCGCCCCTTCAGGGCTGGAAAAATATCTCATTGATATCCCAGGGCGTTGCCCTGGGCTGTAGTTGTTTCGCCCTTTCAGGGCTTGATTTCAGCCCCAAAGGGGCGACATGTTATAGCCCAGGGCAGCGCCCTGGGAGAACGATGGAAAAGCAGACGAGCCCTGTAAGAGCGACCTACCTCAGCTCCCTCTCCGTCCCGGGGCGTTGCCCCGGGCTATCGTATCCCCTCATCAGCGCGGCATTACCGCGGCATCAGGGCGAACACACCCCAACCCAGGTATTCGCGCGTGTAAGCGGCATAGCGCTCGGGTTCCGAGGTCAGTTGGGCGCGAACCTCCTCGGCTGACTCGTCGCCGGGATTGGCTTCGAGCCAGCGGCGCATGGTGAGCCACTTGGCCGCCTCGTATCTGTCCCAGCCGTCCTGGTCGGCCAGAACCATTTCAACGACGTCGTAGCCAAGGCGGCCGAAAGACGCGAGAAGTTCCGGGAGCAAGAGAAAGTCGGAGATTGAGTTGGCAAGACACCCCTTGGCAACGTCTTCCGTCGGCGGCAACCGCCGCCAGTAGGGCTCGCCGATGAGGATGATCCCTCCGGGGCGCAGGCTCCGCGCCAGAAGCTCGATAGTGCCGGCAATTCCCCCGGCGATCCAAGTGGCGCCGACACAGGCTGCCACACTGGCCTTCTCGCCGGAGACATAACCGGCGGCATCGCCATGGATGAACCTGACTTGATCCGCGACGCCGAGTTCTTCAGCACGGAGTTTCGCTTGCTCGGTGAACAACCGGCTCATGTCGATGCCGGTGCCGGTGATGCCGTGATCGCGTGCCCAGGTGCACAACATCTCCCCCGAACCGCTGCCGAGGTCGAGCACCCGGGCCCCCGACTCCAGACGCAGCGCCGCGCCGAGAGTGGCGAGCTTTTCGGGTGTGATCGGGTTGTGGATGCGGTGAGCACTTTCGGTGATATTGAATAGTCGTGGGATGTCCATTGTGGGAAATTGCCTTACGAGTGTGAATAGGTTCTGTCAGATTGTAACGCTTGGCGTAGCCGACATCAAAAGCAGAGCGACGAAGGAGCATCGCTTTTTGATGTCCGAGTTAACGCGCATGTTATGCCTATAATACCTTTAATCCTTTCATGCGTTTTAACGCGAAAGTACGCTCAGTATTTCTTAACTCACAGTAACCTCTTACGCAGAGGGTTGACCCTGAATCACGATGATGCTTGACGTCTATCAGCATTGCTGGATGCAATGTCCGTTGTTTAAAACATTTATCAGTAGGCTTTCTATACTCGAACTTAATCCTTTTTCCATCATTAATAGCATAACGGATATCTTGCACTCGTTTTGAGAAAGCGGTTTCGTTATGGCTAAACTCTCCGGAAAATTCTTTCCCTCCATGTTCATCTGAATGGCAAGTTTCACAGAGTAATTCCAGGTTGGACAACTCGTTGCTACCACCTTTAGATAGTGGTTTTATGTGATGAACATGGAGGCGTGAGGCACTCCCGCAATTGCTGCAATGATTCCCTTTCGTGCTGACAAGCAATCCCCTCCTTTCATCCCAATCAGGAGGGTAAGAGAGAAAGAAATCGTATATAGAAAAGAGCTTTTGTTTTGTACGGGTCAATTGCGAGGACAAACCCTCTATATCTGATCTTATTTGAGAAATCGAATCATGTAACTCTTTGACCTCTGACAGTGGTTTAGAAAATAGCGATTTCACTTTAAAAGCGATACTATTTCTCTTTTCAATCTCTTGTTGAATATGATTAATTTCCCGCTGTTTGCCAATAATTTTGGCCTCTATCTCCTCTTTACGATCTTGAAGGGACTTTAAGCATGATTCATGAACGATTCTTCCGTTTGAAAGATGGACTCCTTTAGAAGCATTACCTTGACATAAAGAGCACAAATCACTGCTACCTGCGGTTCCAGAAATGAACTGTCCACATGAACCACATTTCGCCCTTTGGTTAATTCTGTCTAAAGGTATCCGGTTCTTCGTTCCACAGAATTTGCAGGTAATAATTGTTGATGGCATTTCACCAGAAATGAACTGTCCACATGAACCACATTTCGCTCTTTGGCCAATCCGGTCTAATGGTATCCGGTTCTTTGTTCCACAGAATTTGCAAGTGATAATTGTTGACGACATTTCTCAATTTTTATCTGGCATAACGGCAGCC
This portion of the Desulfonatronum sp. SC1 genome encodes:
- a CDS encoding M15 family metallopeptidase — protein: MKKMILLLLAVVVSGWVQASERPDAFVEIREVIPDAIMDIRYFTEHNFVGARVDGYEAPKCYLTREAAQALAGVRADLAPFGFGIKIYDCFRPQRAVDHFVRWARDVDDTATRTEFYPTVDKRNLFRDGYIAEKSGHSRGSTVDLTIVELPPADQPEFILGKTEQQECFLPADQRFPDNSIDMGTGFDCFHELSHPENPNLNAQQRLNRLLLKTLMEKHGFKYYDKEWWHFTLADEPFPDTYFDFVVE
- a CDS encoding cyclopropane-fatty-acyl-phospholipid synthase family protein; protein product: MDIPRLFNITESAHRIHNPITPEKLATLGAALRLESGARVLDLGSGSGEMLCTWARDHGITGTGIDMSRLFTEQAKLRAEELGVADQVRFIHGDAAGYVSGEKASVAACVGATWIAGGIAGTIELLARSLRPGGIILIGEPYWRRLPPTEDVAKGCLANSISDFLLLPELLASFGRLGYDVVEMVLADQDGWDRYEAAKWLTMRRWLEANPGDESAEEVRAQLTSEPERYAAYTREYLGWGVFALMPR
- a CDS encoding WYL domain-containing protein, whose amino-acid sequence is MPSTIITCKFCGTKNRIPLDRINQRAKCGSCGQFISGTAGSSDLCSLCQGNASKGVHLSNGRIVHESCLKSLQDRKEEIEAKIIGKQREINHIQQEIEKRNSIAFKVKSLFSKPLSEVKELHDSISQIRSDIEGLSSQLTRTKQKLFSIYDFFLSYPPDWDERRGLLVSTKGNHCSNCGSASRLHVHHIKPLSKGGSNELSNLELLCETCHSDEHGGKEFSGEFSHNETAFSKRVQDIRYAINDGKRIKFEYRKPTDKCFKQRTLHPAMLIDVKHHRDSGSTLCVRGYCELRNTERTFALKRMKGLKVL